In Bacteroidales bacterium, the following are encoded in one genomic region:
- a CDS encoding universal stress protein: MKKILVAVDFSDLAALLIEHAASQALAFGSEVLILYVEPPVPAFIGTEMSPPVTIESSPNESTRIKEELDSMRKYLENKGIKASFEYLQGSVVNTIVETLVEFEADLLIIGAHSHGILYRAFIGSISSEVMKVSPCPVLLIREN, translated from the coding sequence ATGAAGAAGATACTGGTTGCAGTAGATTTTTCCGATTTAGCAGCTTTATTAATTGAACATGCTGCTTCCCAGGCTCTGGCCTTTGGAAGTGAAGTACTGATTCTTTATGTTGAACCCCCGGTTCCGGCGTTTATCGGGACAGAGATGAGTCCACCGGTTACAATTGAGTCCTCTCCTAATGAAAGCACCAGGATCAAAGAAGAACTGGATTCGATGAGAAAGTATTTGGAGAACAAAGGGATTAAAGCTTCCTTCGAGTATCTTCAGGGCTCAGTGGTTAACACCATTGTAGAAACATTAGTCGAATTCGAAGCCGATTTATTGATCATTGGAGCTCATAGTCACGGGATACTCTACCGAGCATTCATTGGAAGTATAAGTTCCGAAGTCATGAAAGTAAGTCCTTGCCCGGTACTACTGATACGGGAAAATTAG
- a CDS encoding sigma-70 family RNA polymerase sigma factor: MITGSKSELERDLIERCIRNDRLAQRDLYYRYCDAMFSTAYRIMNNRDDAHDVLQDAFIQVFRDMKQYRFESSLGSWIKTIVIRTSLRQIYKNRRMEFAEMDEVKTEGSVLIPDTLSSEYLEKVILSLPDGYRTVFLLTEVEGYTHEETANMLGISIGTSKSQLHHAKNMLKRRLASMVD; encoded by the coding sequence CTGATAACAGGCTCCAAGTCGGAATTGGAACGGGACCTTATAGAAAGGTGTATCCGGAATGATCGGCTTGCACAGCGTGACCTGTATTACAGGTACTGCGATGCCATGTTCTCAACTGCCTACAGGATTATGAATAACCGGGATGATGCCCATGATGTTTTGCAGGATGCTTTCATACAGGTTTTTCGCGACATGAAACAATACAGGTTTGAGTCCTCTTTAGGTTCCTGGATAAAAACCATAGTAATCAGAACCTCACTCCGACAGATTTACAAAAACCGCCGGATGGAGTTCGCAGAAATGGATGAGGTTAAAACAGAAGGATCAGTATTGATTCCGGATACACTCAGCAGTGAATACCTTGAAAAAGTGATTTTGTCACTTCCGGATGGATACAGAACGGTTTTTTTACTGACAGAAGTTGAAGGATACACGCATGAAGAAACTGCCAATATGCTTGGCATTAGTATAGGGACCTCGAAATCCCAGCTTCATCATGCTAAAAATATGTTAAAGAGAAGATTGGCTTCGATGGTAGATTGA
- a CDS encoding YgiQ family radical SAM protein, translating to MAELPLSSWLPITRDEALKRGWEEVDVVLISGDAYVDHPAFANAVIARVIEAAGYRVALVPQPNWQDDLRDFRKFGKPRLCFAVSAGNMDSMVNHYTANKRLRSDDAYTPGGMAGFRPDYATVTYSRILKQLYPDVPVIIGGIEASMRRLTHYDYWSDSLKPSILQDSKADLLVYGMGEQGIRMILEQLSQGKEVSQMHTIPQTVFATTPETAEKLLENRKLQELPSYETCLNDKKAFSASFKPIEQESNKSNAKTLVQKSLGQVVIVNPPFPLMQKEALDAIYDLPFTRLPHPKYKKRGVVPAYEMIRHSVTIHRGCFGGCAFCTLSVHQGKFIASRSEESILKELEAITHMPDFKGHVSDLGGPSANMYKLQGFDLEMCAKCSRASCLFPNLCKNLDINHKPLTQLYKKAEKVPGIKKVTIGSGVRYDMLIPDNEAASKQFGLDEYSRQLIGHHVSGRLKVAPEHTSDDVLKIMRKPSFRLFHQFSRKFEEINRSLGMNQQIIPYFISSHPGSKLKDMANLAVETKSLGFQLEQVQDFTPTPMTLASVIYYSGIHPFTGEAVYTARSKEEKLDQRQFFFWYKNENKERIRRNLSKIGEEKLIPQLLGKNQPGKPR from the coding sequence ATGGCAGAACTCCCTTTATCTTCCTGGCTCCCGATTACCCGCGATGAAGCGTTGAAACGTGGATGGGAAGAGGTGGATGTGGTATTGATTTCAGGGGATGCGTATGTGGATCATCCGGCTTTTGCCAATGCTGTTATTGCCAGGGTGATTGAAGCAGCCGGTTACAGGGTGGCGCTGGTACCACAGCCAAACTGGCAGGACGACCTGCGTGATTTCAGGAAATTCGGGAAACCCCGGCTTTGCTTTGCCGTTTCGGCAGGCAATATGGACTCCATGGTTAACCACTACACGGCAAATAAACGCCTCAGAAGCGATGATGCCTATACGCCCGGGGGAATGGCTGGTTTCCGTCCCGACTATGCCACCGTTACCTATTCACGTATCCTGAAGCAACTCTATCCTGATGTGCCGGTCATTATCGGTGGGATTGAGGCTTCCATGCGCCGGCTCACCCATTATGATTACTGGAGCGATTCACTAAAGCCCTCCATTTTACAGGATAGTAAAGCGGATCTGCTGGTATATGGAATGGGGGAACAAGGCATTCGGATGATCCTGGAGCAGCTGTCTCAGGGGAAAGAGGTAAGCCAGATGCATACTATTCCCCAGACTGTTTTTGCCACTACTCCTGAAACTGCAGAAAAGCTGCTGGAAAATCGTAAGTTGCAGGAACTGCCTTCTTATGAAACCTGCCTTAATGATAAAAAGGCCTTCTCAGCGTCTTTTAAACCTATTGAACAGGAATCGAATAAATCGAATGCCAAAACCCTTGTGCAAAAAAGCCTCGGACAGGTGGTTATTGTAAATCCTCCTTTTCCGCTGATGCAAAAAGAAGCGCTGGATGCTATCTATGACCTGCCTTTTACGCGCCTTCCCCATCCGAAGTATAAGAAAAGGGGGGTAGTGCCTGCCTATGAAATGATCCGCCATTCGGTGACCATTCACAGGGGCTGTTTTGGGGGTTGTGCTTTTTGTACTTTATCGGTGCACCAGGGAAAATTTATTGCCAGTCGTTCGGAAGAGTCCATTCTGAAGGAGCTGGAGGCCATCACCCATATGCCCGATTTTAAGGGACATGTTTCCGACCTGGGTGGGCCTTCTGCCAATATGTATAAATTACAGGGCTTCGACCTTGAAATGTGTGCCAAATGCAGCAGGGCTTCCTGCCTGTTCCCTAATCTGTGTAAGAATCTTGATATCAACCATAAGCCACTCACCCAGCTCTATAAAAAAGCTGAAAAGGTCCCGGGAATTAAAAAGGTGACCATTGGTAGCGGAGTCAGGTATGATATGCTGATTCCCGATAATGAGGCAGCTTCAAAACAATTCGGATTGGACGAATATTCGAGGCAATTAATAGGGCATCATGTTTCAGGACGATTGAAGGTGGCTCCGGAACATACTTCGGATGATGTGCTCAAAATTATGAGAAAGCCCTCTTTCAGGTTGTTTCATCAATTCAGCAGGAAATTTGAGGAAATCAACCGGAGCCTCGGGATGAACCAACAAATCATTCCCTACTTTATCTCCAGTCACCCCGGTAGCAAGCTGAAGGATATGGCCAACCTGGCTGTGGAGACAAAATCACTTGGTTTTCAATTGGAGCAGGTACAGGATTTCACGCCTACCCCGATGACCCTGGCCAGTGTAATTTATTATTCCGGGATTCACCCATTTACAGGGGAGGCTGTATATACTGCACGCAGCAAGGAAGAAAAGCTGGATCAGCGGCAATTCTTTTTCTGGTATAAAAATGAAAACAAGGAAAGAATCCGCAGGAATCTGAGTAAAATCGGGGAAGAAAAACTGATACCTCAACTCCTGGGGAAAAACCAGCCAGGCAAACCAAGGTAG
- a CDS encoding serpin family protein — MTQTFGMSGMTDQEVNESYQYILETFSKLDPKVKLSIANSIWYRNTFSVEQEFLKTNQDYFQAEVKALDFNDAGSVDIINQWVSDKTNALIPTIVNSISDDMVMYLINAVYFKGQWKYTFEKSNTHDNLFRFEDGTHITTSFMKQKATFPVYKNEMFSAIELPYNQGNYNMVVMLPETGKGINDIISQLSQENWTNWYRQFSSDEVTLTLPKFKFAYEEKKMKPAMMEMGMTDAFIPDLADFTRINSNGGIFISEVKHKTFIETNEEGTEAAAVTSIGMETTSVGPPEMEFKADKPFVFFIHEKQTGSILFIGTVMNPALEN; from the coding sequence ATGACACAGACATTTGGAATGAGTGGAATGACAGATCAGGAAGTGAATGAATCCTATCAATACATCCTGGAAACTTTCTCGAAGCTTGATCCTAAAGTGAAACTCTCCATAGCCAATTCCATCTGGTACCGAAATACCTTCAGTGTTGAACAGGAATTCCTGAAAACCAACCAGGATTATTTTCAGGCTGAGGTAAAAGCGCTGGATTTCAATGATGCCGGATCGGTGGATATCATTAATCAATGGGTTTCCGACAAAACCAACGCCCTGATCCCCACCATTGTAAACAGCATTTCTGATGATATGGTAATGTACCTTATCAATGCAGTTTATTTCAAAGGACAATGGAAATACACCTTCGAAAAGAGTAATACTCATGATAACCTTTTCAGGTTTGAAGATGGCACTCATATTACCACTTCTTTCATGAAGCAAAAAGCTACTTTCCCTGTCTATAAAAACGAAATGTTCTCAGCCATTGAGCTGCCGTATAACCAGGGAAACTATAATATGGTGGTGATGCTACCCGAAACCGGGAAAGGAATAAATGATATCATTTCCCAGCTTTCGCAGGAAAACTGGACCAACTGGTACCGTCAATTCAGCAGCGATGAGGTGACCCTGACCCTTCCCAAATTCAAATTTGCCTATGAGGAGAAGAAAATGAAGCCTGCCATGATGGAAATGGGTATGACTGATGCTTTCATTCCTGACCTGGCTGATTTTACAAGAATCAATTCGAATGGTGGAATCTTTATATCAGAGGTAAAGCACAAAACATTCATTGAAACCAATGAAGAAGGTACAGAAGCTGCAGCCGTAACTTCCATCGGGATGGAGACCACCAGTGTAGGTCCCCCGGAAATGGAATTCAAAGCTGATAAACCTTTTGTGTTCTTCATTCATGAAAAACAAACAGGAAGCATTCTGTTTATCGGGACAGTAATGAATCCGGCTTTGGAAAATTAG